From the genome of Streptomyces sp. NBC_01317, one region includes:
- a CDS encoding helix-turn-helix domain-containing protein — protein MPEASRPSARDDVHALDPHTLRGLAHPIRMRLLAALRHHGPATASQLAGRLGESSGATSYHLRQLAAYGFVEDAPELGKGRERWWKAARQGTSLDRSLYTDSDPSTRTAVEVFLEELADSHAREVSTWVHSAIDWPVEWHGSANLSDYTLRLTPEMAAEMNAEAHALIESYRDRALPEDAENVAQVRVHLHALPQAED, from the coding sequence ATGCCGGAAGCTTCGCGTCCCTCCGCCCGTGACGACGTCCATGCCCTGGACCCGCACACCCTCCGCGGGCTCGCCCATCCGATACGGATGCGCCTGCTCGCCGCGCTGCGCCACCACGGCCCCGCCACCGCCTCCCAGTTGGCCGGGCGGCTCGGCGAGTCGAGCGGTGCGACCAGCTACCACCTGCGGCAGCTGGCGGCGTACGGGTTCGTGGAGGACGCGCCGGAGCTGGGCAAGGGGCGGGAGCGCTGGTGGAAGGCGGCCCGTCAGGGCACGAGCCTCGACCGTTCCCTGTACACGGACTCCGACCCGAGCACCCGCACGGCGGTGGAGGTCTTCCTTGAGGAGCTGGCGGATTCACACGCCCGGGAGGTGTCCACCTGGGTCCACTCCGCCATCGACTGGCCCGTGGAGTGGCACGGGAGCGCCAACCTCAGCGACTACACGCTACGGCTCACACCGGAGATGGCGGCGGAGATGAACGCGGAGGCGCACGCCCTGATCGAGAGTTACCGGGACCGCGCCCTTCCGGAGGACGCCGAGAACGTGGCGCAGGTCCGTGTCCATCTCCACGCGCTGCCGCAGGCCGAAGACTGA
- a CDS encoding SsgA family sporulation/cell division regulator produces the protein MHTVVERELELNLVLSPERSIPVPARLTYRTDDPCAVHIAFHIGSEAPVHWTFARELLVEGIFRPCGHGDVRIWPTKFGGRSVLCVALTSPDGDALLEAPAVAVSAWVERTLRIVPPGTECERLGIEEGLAGLLAPAPADDLWLRDPWPSDGSAEPADSAEGEMEAG, from the coding sequence ATGCACACCGTGGTGGAACGCGAGCTGGAGCTGAACCTGGTGCTGTCGCCCGAGCGCAGCATCCCCGTCCCGGCCCGGCTGACCTATCGCACGGACGATCCGTGCGCCGTGCACATCGCCTTTCACATCGGCTCCGAGGCGCCCGTCCACTGGACCTTCGCCCGTGAGCTGCTCGTGGAGGGGATCTTCCGGCCGTGCGGGCACGGTGACGTACGGATCTGGCCGACGAAGTTCGGCGGGCGCAGCGTCCTGTGTGTGGCCCTCACCTCCCCGGACGGCGACGCGCTGCTGGAGGCGCCGGCCGTGGCCGTGTCGGCCTGGGTGGAGCGGACGCTGCGGATCGTGCCGCCGGGGACGGAGTGCGAGCGGCTGGGCATCGAGGAGGGGCTGGCGGGGCTGCTGGCCCCGGCGCCCGCCGACGACCTGTGGCTGCGGGACCCGTGGCCCTCGGACGGGTCGGCGGAGCCGGCCGACTCCGCCGAGGGGGAGATGGAGGCGGGGTGA
- the hppD gene encoding 4-hydroxyphenylpyruvate dioxygenase, with protein sequence MHLGTAPDTARAADPFPVKGMDAIVFAVGNAKQAAHYYATAFGMKLVAYAGPENGSRETASYVLTNGSARFVLTSVIKPSTDWGRFLAAHVAEHGDGVVDLAIEVPDVRAAYAYAIGHGARGIEEPYETKDEHGLVVRAAIATYGETRHTLVERSGYDGPYLPGFATAEPTVEPPAKRTFQAVDHCVGNVELGRMNEWVGFYNQVMGFTNMKEFVGDDIATEYSALMSKVVADGTLKVKFPINEPAIAKKKSQIDEYLEFYGGAGVQHIALATNDIVASVRAMRAAGVQFLDTPDSYYDTLGEWAGETRVPVETLRELKILVDRDEDGYLLQIFTKPVQDRPTVFFEMIERHGSMGFGKGNFKALFEAIEREQEKRGNL encoded by the coding sequence ATGCACCTCGGTACCGCTCCCGACACCGCGCGCGCCGCCGACCCCTTCCCGGTCAAGGGCATGGACGCGATCGTCTTCGCCGTCGGCAACGCCAAGCAGGCCGCGCACTACTACGCCACGGCCTTCGGCATGAAACTCGTCGCCTACGCGGGACCGGAGAACGGCAGCCGCGAGACAGCGAGTTACGTCCTCACCAACGGCTCCGCGCGCTTCGTCCTCACGTCCGTCATCAAGCCCTCGACCGACTGGGGCCGCTTCCTCGCCGCGCACGTCGCCGAGCACGGCGACGGAGTGGTCGACCTGGCGATCGAGGTGCCCGACGTCCGGGCCGCGTACGCCTACGCAATCGGGCACGGCGCCCGCGGCATCGAGGAGCCGTACGAGACCAAGGACGAGCACGGCCTGGTCGTCCGCGCCGCCATCGCCACGTACGGCGAGACGCGCCACACCCTGGTCGAGCGTTCCGGCTACGACGGCCCCTACCTGCCGGGCTTCGCCACCGCGGAACCGACCGTCGAGCCCCCCGCCAAGCGCACCTTCCAGGCCGTCGACCACTGCGTCGGCAACGTCGAACTCGGCCGGATGAACGAGTGGGTGGGCTTCTACAACCAGGTGATGGGCTTCACCAACATGAAGGAGTTCGTGGGCGACGACATCGCCACCGAGTACTCCGCGCTCATGTCGAAGGTCGTCGCGGACGGCACGCTCAAGGTGAAGTTCCCCATCAACGAGCCCGCCATCGCCAAGAAGAAGTCGCAGATCGACGAGTACCTGGAGTTCTACGGCGGCGCCGGCGTCCAGCACATCGCGCTCGCGACGAACGACATCGTCGCGTCCGTACGGGCCATGCGGGCCGCCGGAGTCCAGTTCCTCGACACCCCCGACTCGTACTACGACACGCTGGGCGAGTGGGCGGGGGAGACGCGTGTCCCCGTGGAGACGCTGCGCGAGCTCAAGATCCTGGTCGACCGTGACGAGGACGGCTACCTGCTCCAGATCTTCACCAAGCCCGTCCAGGACCGCCCGACGGTCTTCTTCGAAATGATCGAACGGCACGGTTCGATGGGCTTCGGGAAGGGCAACTTCAAGGCGCTCTTCGAGGCGATCGAGCGCGAGCAGGAGAAGCGCGGCAATCTCTGA
- a CDS encoding RDD family protein encodes MSAPTSATGDGNPAPGYYPDPSIPGYVRYWNGAAWVPGSSRPAPPGAEAAAPAVPAVEETGPVFFDEEPRAAEQPRQEPASAWQADVSRQTGFGGERDNRVSWGAPAQDPRVPNPAPEPASPRRDIPPFPARVDPTGGALPGVRAPAPGTDDGTPVTDGTVAIRAMRRGVPSGPGVGTGTGTGPGTSTGTGTGADTGDRRGAPGTGEGGTDRPAAVPGQIPSSGAANQPPVDSTIAIRALRAARRAKDEDAAAGSRTDQADGALPVRSMTPGAAGAGTVPPQSQNESRQQAPQPSPQQPRQPRQAGAGGGSASWAQQVHQLAQPEGEQPVVPWKPPVSDPFLQAAQAQAAARPGGLGKRLVARLIDTLVLGAIVGAVALPLAAKARTHVDEKIEAAKQTGETVTVWLLDSTTAGYLGAVLGALLVLGVLYEALPTAKWGRTLGKKLCGLQVRDIESHEAPTFGAALRRWLVYGVLGLLAVGVLNVLWCLFDRPWRQCWHDKAAHTFVAG; translated from the coding sequence ATGAGCGCCCCAACCTCGGCGACCGGAGACGGCAACCCCGCTCCCGGCTACTACCCCGATCCGTCCATCCCCGGATACGTCCGGTACTGGAACGGAGCAGCGTGGGTGCCCGGATCGAGCCGCCCCGCACCGCCCGGTGCCGAGGCGGCGGCGCCCGCGGTGCCCGCCGTCGAGGAGACGGGGCCGGTGTTCTTCGACGAGGAGCCGCGGGCCGCCGAACAGCCCCGGCAGGAACCGGCGTCCGCGTGGCAGGCCGACGTCTCCCGGCAGACCGGCTTCGGCGGCGAGCGGGACAACCGCGTCTCGTGGGGCGCGCCGGCGCAGGACCCGCGTGTCCCGAACCCGGCCCCCGAGCCCGCCTCACCGCGCCGCGACATCCCGCCCTTCCCCGCGCGCGTCGACCCCACCGGCGGAGCCCTGCCGGGGGTCCGCGCGCCGGCTCCCGGTACGGACGACGGCACGCCCGTCACGGACGGCACGGTCGCGATCCGCGCCATGCGCCGCGGTGTCCCGTCGGGACCGGGCGTGGGTACGGGTACGGGAACCGGCCCTGGCACGAGTACGGGTACGGGTACGGGAGCCGACACCGGCGACCGGCGCGGCGCCCCGGGCACCGGCGAGGGCGGTACGGACCGGCCCGCCGCCGTCCCCGGCCAGATCCCGTCCTCCGGAGCGGCCAACCAGCCCCCGGTCGACAGCACGATCGCCATCCGCGCCCTGCGCGCCGCCCGCCGGGCCAAGGACGAGGACGCCGCGGCCGGCAGCCGTACGGACCAGGCCGACGGCGCCCTGCCGGTCCGCTCCATGACCCCCGGCGCGGCCGGGGCGGGCACCGTACCGCCACAGTCGCAGAACGAGTCGCGGCAACAGGCGCCGCAACCGTCACCCCAGCAACCACGGCAGCCCCGCCAGGCCGGCGCGGGCGGCGGCTCCGCCTCCTGGGCCCAGCAGGTGCACCAACTCGCGCAGCCCGAGGGCGAGCAGCCGGTCGTACCGTGGAAGCCCCCGGTCAGCGATCCGTTCCTCCAGGCCGCGCAGGCCCAGGCGGCCGCCAGGCCCGGCGGGCTCGGCAAGCGGCTCGTGGCCCGGCTGATCGACACCCTCGTGCTCGGCGCGATCGTCGGAGCCGTCGCCCTGCCGCTCGCGGCCAAGGCCCGTACGCATGTGGACGAGAAGATCGAGGCGGCGAAGCAGACGGGCGAGACCGTCACCGTCTGGCTGCTCGACTCGACGACGGCCGGGTATCTCGGCGCCGTGCTCGGCGCGCTGCTGGTCCTCGGGGTCCTGTACGAGGCGCTGCCCACCGCCAAGTGGGGCCGCACGCTGGGCAAGAAGCTCTGCGGTCTCCAGGTGCGGGACATCGAGTCCCACGAGGCCCCGACCTTCGGCGCGGCCCTGCGCCGCTGGCTGGTCTACGGGGTGCTGGGGCTGCTCGCGGTGGGTGTGCTCAACGTCCTGTGGTGCCTGTTCGACCGGCCCTGGCGGCAGTGCTGGCACGACAAGGCGGCGCACACCTTCGTGGCGGGCTGA
- a CDS encoding FAD-binding oxidoreductase produces MDDLLAQLRAGLPGEALITDPDITASYAHDMASFCEAGTPAVVVLPRSVEQVQHVMRTATALRVPVVPQGARTGLSGAANASDGCIVLSLLKMDRILEINPVDRIAVVEPGVVNATLSRAVGEQGLYYPPDPSSWETCTIGGNIGTASGGLCCVKYGVTAEYVLGLDVVLADGRLLTTGRRTAKGVAGYDLTRLFVGSEGSLGIVVRAVLALRPQPPRQLVLAAEFGSATAACDAICRIMESGHTPSLLELMDRTTVRAVNAMANMGLPDTTEALLLAAFDTHDPGADLAAVGLLCEAAGATEVVPAEDTAESELLLQARRLALPALETVKGTTMIDDVCVPRSRLGDLLEGIERIGEKYGLTIGVCAHAGDGNTHPTVCFDAADPDESRRARESFNEIMALGLELGGTITGEHGVGVLKKEWLARELGPVGVELQRGIKQTFDPLGLLNPGKLF; encoded by the coding sequence ATGGACGATCTCCTCGCACAGCTGCGGGCAGGACTGCCCGGCGAAGCCCTGATCACCGACCCCGACATCACGGCGTCCTACGCCCACGACATGGCGAGCTTCTGCGAGGCCGGCACCCCGGCGGTGGTGGTCCTGCCCCGCTCGGTCGAACAGGTCCAGCACGTCATGCGTACGGCCACGGCCCTGCGCGTCCCCGTCGTCCCGCAGGGCGCCCGCACGGGCCTGTCCGGGGCCGCGAACGCCTCGGACGGGTGCATCGTCCTCTCCCTGCTGAAGATGGACCGGATCCTGGAGATCAACCCGGTCGACCGGATCGCCGTCGTCGAGCCCGGCGTCGTCAACGCCACGCTCTCCCGCGCCGTCGGCGAACAGGGCCTGTACTACCCGCCCGACCCCTCCAGCTGGGAGACCTGCACGATCGGCGGGAACATCGGCACCGCCTCCGGCGGACTGTGCTGCGTCAAGTACGGCGTCACCGCCGAGTACGTCCTCGGCCTCGACGTCGTCCTCGCCGACGGACGCCTCCTCACCACCGGCCGCCGTACGGCCAAAGGGGTCGCCGGCTACGACCTGACCCGCCTCTTCGTCGGCTCCGAGGGCAGCCTCGGCATCGTCGTCCGGGCCGTCCTCGCCCTGCGCCCTCAGCCCCCACGCCAACTGGTCCTCGCGGCCGAGTTCGGCAGCGCGACCGCCGCGTGCGACGCCATCTGCCGGATCATGGAGAGCGGCCACACGCCCTCCCTCCTCGAACTGATGGACCGTACGACCGTCCGGGCCGTCAACGCGATGGCGAACATGGGCCTCCCCGACACGACCGAGGCCCTCCTGCTGGCCGCCTTCGACACCCACGACCCCGGGGCCGACCTGGCGGCGGTCGGCCTGCTGTGCGAGGCGGCCGGCGCCACCGAGGTCGTCCCCGCGGAGGACACCGCCGAATCCGAACTGCTGCTCCAGGCCAGGCGGTTGGCCCTCCCCGCGCTGGAGACGGTGAAGGGCACGACGATGATCGACGACGTGTGCGTACCCCGCTCCCGCCTCGGCGACCTGCTCGAAGGCATCGAGCGGATCGGCGAGAAGTACGGGCTCACCATCGGCGTCTGCGCCCACGCGGGCGACGGCAACACCCACCCGACCGTCTGCTTCGACGCGGCGGACCCCGACGAGTCCCGCCGCGCCCGCGAGTCCTTCAACGAGATCATGGCGCTCGGACTCGAACTCGGCGGCACGATCACCGGCGAACACGGCGTCGGCGTACTGAAGAAGGAATGGCTCGCACGCGAACTGGGCCCGGTGGGAGTGGAGTTGCAGCGGGGCATCAAGCAGACGTTCGACCCGCTCGGCCTGTTGAACCCGGGCAAGCTCTTCTGA
- a CDS encoding S16 family serine protease, whose protein sequence is MPPRLSRPLSLGLCALPVVALLAVAGAAPLPYAVAQPGLTADVLGSDQGQEVITIKGAPTRTTKGQLRLTTIVATGPSADVDLADVAKGWFRTDEAVLPRDAVYPSGQSDQEIQRHNTRDMVDSQDSATEAALGFLGEDPAKVDVSLHLADVGGPSAGLLFALGIIDKLDGDGSGGDLTGGRVIAGTGTIDGGGKVGAVGGVSLKTQAAGRDGATVFLVPKAECGDAKAELPQGMRLVPVTTLKGAVSALRALEKGGSVPSC, encoded by the coding sequence GTGCCTCCTCGTCTCTCGCGCCCCCTCAGTCTCGGTCTCTGCGCCCTCCCGGTGGTCGCGCTGCTCGCCGTCGCGGGCGCCGCGCCGCTGCCGTACGCCGTGGCGCAGCCGGGACTGACCGCGGACGTCCTCGGGTCCGACCAGGGGCAGGAGGTCATCACCATCAAGGGCGCGCCCACCCGCACGACGAAGGGGCAGCTGCGGCTGACGACCATCGTGGCGACCGGTCCTTCCGCCGACGTCGACCTGGCCGACGTGGCCAAGGGCTGGTTCCGTACCGACGAGGCCGTCCTGCCGCGTGACGCCGTCTACCCGTCGGGCCAGTCCGACCAGGAGATCCAGCGGCACAACACCCGCGACATGGTGGACTCGCAGGATTCCGCGACCGAGGCCGCCCTCGGCTTCCTGGGCGAGGACCCGGCGAAGGTCGACGTCAGCCTGCACCTCGCCGACGTGGGCGGCCCCAGTGCGGGGCTCCTCTTCGCCCTCGGCATCATCGACAAGCTGGACGGCGACGGCTCGGGCGGCGACCTGACCGGGGGCCGCGTCATCGCCGGTACGGGCACGATCGACGGGGGCGGCAAGGTCGGCGCGGTCGGCGGGGTGTCCCTGAAGACCCAGGCCGCCGGCCGGGACGGGGCCACGGTCTTCCTCGTACCGAAGGCGGAGTGCGGGGACGCCAAGGCGGAACTGCCCCAGGGCATGCGGCTCGTGCCGGTCACCACCCTCAAGGGCGCGGTGTCGGCCCTGCGGGCGCTGGAGAAGGGCGGCTCGGTCCCGAGCTGCTGA
- a CDS encoding helix-turn-helix domain-containing protein, with amino-acid sequence MTAETSQTLDRGLRVLKLLADTDHGLTVTELSNKLGVNRTVVYRLLATLEQHALVRRDLGGRARVGLGVLRLGRQVHPLVREAALPALRSLAEDIGATAHLTLVDGAEALAVAVVEPTWTDYHVAYRAGFRHALDRGAAGKAILAARQNALTEPLCTLTQGELEAGASGAAAALIGVTGIEGSVGVVMLADSVPERVGPRVVDAAREVADALR; translated from the coding sequence GTGACCGCGGAGACATCCCAGACGCTCGACCGGGGACTGCGTGTCCTCAAACTGCTCGCCGACACCGACCACGGCCTGACCGTCACCGAGCTGTCCAACAAGCTCGGCGTCAACAGGACGGTCGTCTACCGCCTGCTCGCCACGCTGGAGCAGCACGCGCTGGTCCGCCGCGACCTGGGCGGCCGGGCCCGGGTGGGCCTCGGAGTGCTGCGCCTGGGCCGCCAGGTCCATCCGCTGGTACGGGAGGCCGCCCTGCCCGCCCTGCGCTCCCTCGCCGAGGACATCGGGGCCACCGCGCACCTGACCCTCGTCGACGGCGCCGAGGCCCTGGCCGTCGCCGTCGTCGAACCCACCTGGACCGACTACCACGTCGCCTACCGGGCCGGCTTCCGGCACGCCCTGGACCGGGGCGCGGCCGGCAAGGCCATCCTCGCCGCCCGGCAGAACGCGCTCACCGAGCCCCTCTGCACCCTCACCCAGGGCGAGCTGGAGGCGGGCGCCAGCGGCGCCGCCGCCGCGCTGATCGGGGTGACCGGCATAGAGGGGAGCGTGGGAGTGGTGATGCTCGCCGACTCCGTGCCGGAACGGGTCGGCCCGCGCGTCGTGGACGCGGCCCGAGAGGTGGCCGACGCCCTGCGCTGA
- a CDS encoding tetratricopeptide repeat protein, which translates to MNAMKTDQLKQVRRAALAAGVGGALVAGVLLVVPDRGAEPAPALGPEARAMAAVGAGAPAALPDLAALVRGRENRVRTHPEDAGAWAVLGSAYVERGVRRADPAYFPKADRALRRSLQVLPGGAGAKDSAGAKDSAGAGGSRGKGVSAGASGRTDALIGLGALANARHDYGAARKWGEEVRKREPGRWAAYPVLIDAYNGLGDYAAAGKALDRLKKLHSGAPVLERSAEIYRDRGWREDAAAKAVEATARAASPVEKAEALSTQGELSWERGEPAEALGHYDAALKAVHDHAVSLAGRARALAALGRTEEAYATYQRASEEMPRPEYALELGELYDARGLDGDAQSQYAALRARAEEAQTQGVNEELVLARFETDHGDPKSAVERLRAEWARGHRSMEVADALGWALFRTGEGEEALTYAKKATGQGRRSALFSYHRGEIERSLEMNGAARRHLEEALRTHPAFSPLLAPKAREALDALGEPAAGGPKDMYGKAGSGLSAKAE; encoded by the coding sequence ATGAACGCCATGAAGACGGATCAGCTCAAGCAGGTCAGGCGGGCGGCCCTGGCCGCCGGGGTCGGCGGAGCGCTGGTCGCCGGTGTCCTGCTGGTGGTACCGGACCGGGGGGCGGAACCGGCGCCCGCGCTCGGCCCCGAGGCGCGTGCGATGGCCGCGGTGGGGGCGGGTGCGCCGGCGGCGCTGCCGGACCTGGCCGCGCTCGTCCGGGGCCGGGAGAACCGGGTGCGGACGCATCCTGAGGACGCGGGGGCGTGGGCGGTGCTCGGCTCGGCGTATGTGGAGCGGGGGGTACGGCGGGCGGATCCGGCGTACTTCCCGAAGGCGGACCGGGCGCTGCGGCGGTCGCTCCAGGTGCTGCCGGGTGGGGCGGGGGCGAAGGACTCGGCGGGCGCGAAGGATTCGGCGGGCGCGGGGGGCTCACGCGGGAAAGGCGTGTCCGCCGGCGCGTCCGGCCGTACGGACGCGCTGATCGGTCTCGGCGCGCTCGCCAACGCCCGGCACGACTACGGCGCCGCCAGGAAGTGGGGCGAGGAGGTACGGAAGCGGGAGCCCGGCCGCTGGGCCGCGTACCCGGTCCTGATCGACGCGTACAACGGTCTCGGCGACTACGCGGCGGCGGGCAAGGCGCTCGACAGGCTCAAGAAGCTGCACTCGGGCGCGCCCGTGCTGGAGCGGTCCGCCGAGATCTACCGGGACCGCGGCTGGCGCGAGGACGCGGCGGCGAAGGCCGTCGAGGCGACGGCGCGCGCGGCCTCTCCGGTGGAGAAGGCCGAAGCGCTGTCCACGCAGGGCGAGTTGTCCTGGGAGCGGGGCGAACCGGCGGAGGCGCTGGGGCACTACGACGCCGCGCTGAAGGCCGTACACGACCACGCCGTGTCCCTGGCGGGGCGGGCGAGGGCGCTGGCGGCGCTGGGCCGTACGGAGGAGGCGTACGCGACGTACCAGCGGGCGAGCGAGGAGATGCCGAGGCCCGAGTACGCCCTGGAACTGGGCGAGTTGTACGACGCGCGGGGGCTGGACGGCGACGCGCAGAGCCAGTACGCGGCGCTGCGCGCCCGCGCGGAGGAGGCGCAGACGCAGGGCGTGAACGAGGAGTTGGTCCTCGCGCGCTTCGAGACCGACCACGGGGATCCGAAGTCGGCGGTGGAGCGGCTGCGGGCGGAGTGGGCGCGCGGGCACCGGAGCATGGAGGTCGCGGACGCGCTGGGGTGGGCGCTGTTCCGTACGGGTGAGGGCGAGGAGGCGCTCACGTACGCCAAGAAGGCGACCGGACAGGGCAGGCGCAGCGCGCTGTTCTCGTACCACCGGGGCGAGATCGAGCGCTCGCTGGAGATGAACGGCGCCGCGCGCCGCCATCTGGAGGAGGCGCTCCGTACCCATCCGGCGTTCTCGCCGCTGCTGGCACCGAAGGCGCGGGAGGCGCTGGACGCGCTGGGGGAGCCGGCGGCGGGTGGTCCCAAGGACATGTACGGGAAGGCGGGTTCGGGTCTCTCGGCGAAGGCGGAGTAG
- a CDS encoding Lrp/AsnC family transcriptional regulator: MGIDGLDGRLIVLLAREPRIGVLEASRRLGVARGTVQARLDRLQAQGVIRGFGPAVDPAALGYPVTAFATLEIKQGQGVDVRAHLATVPEVLELHTTTGQGDMLCRLVARSNADLQRVIDRVVGFEGIMRASTAIVMENPVPLRIIPLVEQAAGDSALD; the protein is encoded by the coding sequence TTGGGTATCGACGGACTCGACGGCAGGCTCATCGTGCTGCTGGCGCGGGAGCCCCGGATCGGGGTGCTGGAGGCCTCGCGGCGGCTGGGGGTGGCGCGCGGGACCGTACAGGCGCGGCTGGACCGGCTCCAGGCGCAGGGGGTGATCCGGGGGTTCGGCCCGGCGGTGGATCCGGCCGCGCTCGGCTATCCGGTGACGGCCTTCGCGACGCTGGAGATCAAGCAGGGGCAGGGCGTGGACGTACGGGCCCACCTGGCGACCGTTCCCGAGGTGCTGGAGCTGCACACCACGACGGGGCAGGGCGACATGCTGTGCCGGCTGGTGGCGCGCTCGAACGCGGATCTCCAGCGGGTGATCGACCGGGTGGTGGGGTTCGAGGGGATCATGCGGGCGTCGACGGCGATCGTGATGGAGAACCCCGTACCGCTGCGGATCATCCCGCTGGTGGAGCAGGCGGCGGGGGACTCGGCGCTCGACTGA
- a CDS encoding MFS transporter translates to MSRRKAAPAPGYDRRPLTAVLAANTVSIAGSSLTLIGVPWFVLQTTGSAGRAGIVAFCATLPVVIAAVVVGPVIDRLGRRRVSIASDLVCAVAVAAVPLLHFAGVLEFWMLCVLMALSGLVHTPGLTARSVLVPDLAERAGTTMPRAASLLDAVSRGARMLGAALAGVLIALLGAETVLLLDAATFVVSAALTAAGVRGVRAAEPQRLAPVSVKRYRAELREGYAFLVRTRLLLGITVMVMITNGLDQGWGAVLLPVHAREDLGGPTDLGLLTAVFGGCALLGALLYGAFGDRFPRRVVFAVAFLICGAPRYVVGALVDGTVPLAVTMAAGGLAAGVLNPILTTVIFEQVPAELRSRVSGVTMAGVEMTMPLGGLVAGLLVDRAGLGHAMLVFGGIYLLATLSPLVFPAWRAMERVPERDRAGGTSAEVAGAALAAGVSSSGPSRPSPAPAGPTPRP, encoded by the coding sequence GTGAGCCGCCGGAAGGCGGCGCCCGCGCCCGGGTACGACAGGCGGCCGCTGACCGCGGTCCTCGCCGCCAACACCGTCTCCATCGCCGGGAGTTCACTGACCCTGATCGGGGTCCCGTGGTTCGTCCTCCAGACCACGGGCAGCGCGGGGCGGGCCGGGATCGTCGCCTTCTGCGCGACGCTCCCGGTGGTGATCGCGGCCGTCGTCGTCGGCCCGGTCATCGACCGGCTGGGCCGGCGCCGGGTGTCCATCGCCTCCGACCTGGTGTGCGCGGTCGCGGTGGCCGCCGTCCCGCTGCTGCACTTCGCGGGGGTGCTGGAGTTCTGGATGCTGTGTGTGCTGATGGCCCTCAGCGGTCTGGTGCACACCCCCGGCCTCACGGCGCGTTCCGTCCTCGTCCCCGACCTCGCCGAGCGCGCCGGGACGACCATGCCCAGGGCCGCGAGCCTCCTCGACGCCGTCTCGCGCGGGGCCCGCATGCTCGGGGCGGCGCTCGCGGGTGTCCTGATCGCGCTCCTCGGCGCCGAGACCGTCCTGCTCCTGGACGCGGCGACCTTCGTGGTCTCGGCGGCGCTGACAGCCGCCGGGGTACGGGGGGTGCGCGCGGCCGAGCCGCAGCGCCTCGCGCCCGTCTCCGTGAAGCGGTACCGCGCGGAGCTGCGCGAGGGTTACGCCTTCCTGGTCCGTACGCGCCTGCTGCTGGGCATCACGGTCATGGTGATGATCACCAACGGTCTCGACCAGGGCTGGGGCGCGGTCCTGCTGCCGGTCCACGCGCGGGAGGATCTGGGCGGCCCCACCGATCTCGGGCTGCTGACGGCCGTGTTCGGCGGCTGCGCGCTGCTCGGGGCCCTGCTGTACGGGGCGTTCGGCGACCGCTTCCCCCGGCGCGTGGTGTTCGCGGTCGCGTTCCTCATATGCGGGGCGCCCCGGTACGTGGTCGGGGCGCTGGTGGACGGGACGGTGCCGCTGGCGGTGACGATGGCGGCCGGCGGGCTCGCGGCCGGTGTGCTCAACCCGATCCTGACCACGGTCATCTTCGAGCAGGTGCCGGCGGAGCTGCGCAGCCGGGTGTCGGGGGTGACCATGGCGGGCGTGGAGATGACCATGCCCCTGGGCGGGCTGGTGGCCGGTCTCCTGGTGGACCGGGCGGGGCTGGGCCACGCGATGCTGGTCTTCGGGGGGATCTACCTGCTGGCGACGCTGAGCCCGCTGGTCTTCCCCGCCTGGCGGGCCATGGAGCGCGTGCCGGAACGGGACCGGGCGGGTGGCACGTCCGCGGAGGTGGCGGGCGCCGCCTTGGCCGCCGGGGTCAGCAGCTCGGGACCGAGCCGCCCTTCTCCAGCGCCCGCAGGGCCGACACCGCGCCCTTGA